The genomic region ACGGCGGTGGGTATGGCGATCAAACGCGGAGATCGGCGGAGATCCCACCCGCTGCGTCGGCGAATCCGATGTCAGCAGTTCGGGATGCTCGGTCTCCAGCGCCACAAGCTCGTGAAAAATCCGGTCGTACTCCGAGTCGGCGATTTCCGGCTGGTCGAGGATATGGTAGCAGTAGTTCGCGTGGTCTAACTGAGCGCGCAGCAGCTTTGCCGTCTCGGCAAGCCCCTTCAGCTCTTCGGTCATGGGGCCTCTCTTCGAACGCCGCGCGAGGATGGCGCCGCGCGGCGTTCCCATTGGGTTATTCGATTATTGCGAATCGTCCTGCGAGGCTTCGTTCAAAATGGCGTCGAGCCAGTTGTCGGTCGGGGCCGGCAATGTCGACGACGCGACGCGCACGATTTTCGGCCGGGGCTCCATCCGCTCCGTGGATAGTAATTCGCGGCGCACCAGGCGATTTCCTTGCAGGAAAAAGCGCTCCACGGTGACGTCAAAGCCCGGACGCGGCGTCTGCTCCACAACCTGCGCGCCGGCGGGAAGGGTTTCGTCGGGCTTCTCGACGACGCTCGGAGCGAGCGCCTCGTAGTGCGTCGGTTTCACGACGACTTTATACCCGATTGGAGGGGGCGTTCCGAAGATTTGCACGCCTAATTTGTCGGTTTGATAATCGACGTGCAGTAAAATCGGGCTGGAGGTCGTGTTTCGGAATTGGAGGTCCTTCAAACCATAGACCACGGAGGCGTCACAGCCCGCCGGCGCATAGCGCACATAACCGGAATGCGGATGCCGCTCCACCACGCCCAGACCGGCCAGCAGCGCGGCGTTATAGATCCCCGTCGCCACCAGACAGATGCCTCCGCCCGTGCCGCGCACGAGTTTTCCCTGCTCGAACATCCAGCCGTCCTGAAATCCGCGCTCCTCGGTCCGCTCCCCAACAACGTCGTTGAAGGAAAAGACCTGGCCCGGCGCGACCGTGCGGTTGTCGATCGCCTGCGCCGACAGCAAAATATTCTCACGCTCCGCCGGATCGGAGCGCAGAGGAATGTCAAACGAGCCTAGCTGGGCGATATTGAACACCTCACGCCAGTCGATAAACTGGAGCGACGGGTCGAAAAGCTGCGCCATCTCCAGCGTCTGAAACGTCGGATCCAGCGGTCCCTGGTAGGTCCCCAGCGTCTGGTGCAGCACATCTTCGGGCGACGCCGCCGCCGGAGCGGGCATCGCGGCTGCGGGGAGGGCGTCCGCCGTAGGAGGCGTCAGCGGGCTCAGCAAGCCCATCATTTTGTTATTGGAAATCAGCGCGCCGGTCATGGCCGGCGCGGCGCCGAAAGACGCGAATTGCGTAGCAGCCAGCACAGCGCTCGTCATAAGCGCCGCATCAATCAATTTGCGGACGTGAGTCATGGAACCATACTCTCCATCGAATATCCTGAGCAGTTTCTACCAACCCTAACGTGATATTGCACGCGACGGTTCCATTATGACACTGGACTACATTCGTAGTCTACCATTTCGAAAGAAATTTGACAAAACAAATCCCCTCGCGCCAAATGCGCGAGGGGCGTCGGCCGTATTTCTTATTACTGAACTGTTTACGTCCGGTAGCTCGCCGCGAGTGACCCCGCGATGGCGTGCCAGCCGTCGGCGAGGATGAAGACGAGCACTTTGGCGGGCAGGGAAATGACTGTCGGCGGCAGCATCATCATACCCATGCTCATCAGCAGAGTCGAAACGACGAGGTCGATGACGATGAACGGGATATAGATGATAAAACCGAAGATGAATCCGGTCTTGAGCTCCGAGATCACGAAGGCCGGGATCGCGACCTGCATCGGCAGGCTATCTTCCGGGTGCGCCGGGTTCTGGATCGCCGGAGGCGGTGTGTGGCTCATCTGCAAGAACAGGCGGATATCGTCTTTATAGGTCTGCTTGACCATAAATCGGCGTACGGGAATGACGCCCCGGTCGAGCGCGGTCCCGAACTCAATCTTCTTGCTCAGGTATGGCTGGAGCGCGTCCTGATTGACCTGCTTGAAGGTTGGCGTCATCACAAAAAACGTCAGGAACAGCGCCAGCCCCAGCATCACTTGGTTCGGGGGAATGTTCTGCGTGCCGAGCGCCGAGCGCAGGAATGAAAGTACAATCACAATGCGGGTGAACGCCGTGGTCATGATCAGCAGCGACGGCGCGATCGTAAGCACCGTCATCAGCATCAAGATTTGCAGCGTATTGGCGACCTGCTGCGGGTTCTTCGCCGGCGCCGCTCCCGGGATAGTCGGAATGCTGAAGGTCCCAGCGGCTCCCTGGGCGTGCCCGGCGTGTGAGAGGGCCAGCAGGGAGACGGCCGAGATCAGCGCCGCCCAGGCGTAGAATGGAACACGAGAGAGTTTCATAATTCGGTTTTCCCCGCGGAAGTTTCCAGCTGCTCATCGCGAACGCGCGACAGCATTTCACGCAGGCGGTCATTGGCGTCGGAGACGCTGGTCTCGACGACGTCTTCTTCGATCGGCGTGGGCGCGACCGCTCCCTGGCGCTTGAGGTATTCATTGAATGCGCCGGGGGTCACATCTGCGTCGCCGTCGTCCGTGGTCTCTTCCCACTCGCTCATCAGCGTCACCGACTGAGCCGTGGCGCCGATCAAAAAGGTGCGGTTCTCAATCGAAAGCAGATGGACGCACGCGCCGGGGTTTCCGGGAAGCGGCTGCGTGCCAAGAAGCTGAATGGCGCCGTCGCCCAGGATCGGCGTGGATGTCGAGGAGGATCCCCTGGAGTTTCGGATTCGCTGGCGCGCCATCCGGCGCAGCGCGGCGGCGCCGGGACCGCCCTTCCCGGTAAACGCGCCGCCTTCCAAGACGCCGTAGTGCTTGAGCAGATACAGTCCGCCGAAGATCAGCGCGAGCACGATCACCAGCGCCTCGAACGCGCGCCACGCCTGCGAAAGCGGATTGGGAGCATCGGCGCCGGCCGCGCCTTCAAATGAAGCAGCGGCGGCGCTGTCGCGCCCGCCGTAATCGGGGATGTTTTTGGGATCGGCGGTCGCCGCCGGAGCGGTCGCTGCTGGGGCCGCCGGCGGCGAAGCTGACGCGGCGGCGTGGATCGGGGCCGCCGGACGATCGTGATGCGCCTCGGTTTTCGCCCAGAGCAAAGGCGCCGTCGCGATAAGCGCCAACGCCCCCATCAGCGCTGTTCGGATGCAGACACGCTTAAGCTGCAATGAAATCCTGCTCCCTCGCCTCGCCTCTCGCCACCGCCGTGATAATCTCCGTGACGCGAACGCCGAAGTTGTCGTCGATGACGATGACCTCGCCCCGCGCCACCAGCAGACCGTTCGCGTAAAGATCGACCGGTTCGCCGGCGATCTTGTCCAGCTCGATAATCGAGCCGGCGCTTAGGTCGAGAATGTCGCGGATCAGCAGCTGGGTTCGGCCCAGCTCCACGGTGACTTCCAGCGGAATGTCGCGAACGCGCTCGTAGGTGTGTCCGTTCGCGGCGCCTCCGGAGCTCATGCCCGTGTCGAAGGACGGCAGATCGATGGTCGCCGGCCGCGCGCTGCTGGCGGCGGGGGCGCTGGGCGCCGGATCGGGCAGTGGATTTCCGCCGATGCTGGCGAAGAGATCGGCGACATCCGCATCGGACATCGTCGCGTTGGAGTTGAACCCGATGTCGGTAAAGCCGCCGCCGTCGCCCATCTCCGTTTCCCCTCCCGCCTCTTCTTCGGTTTCCTCGCCCCACTCCTGACCTGTCGCCGATTCATCCATGTTGGTGTTGGCGAACAGCGCGTCGAGCGCATCCTGGGTCAGGCCGCCGGAAGAGTCTTCCGGTTCTTTCAGCGAATCTTCATTCAGATCATCCGGCATTTGAGCCATCGTCACGTTCTCCTTGCGTTCTCGTACCGCTCATCCAAACTTGTTTAGTTTAATTCTTTATGCGCGATCAGCTCCGCTTCCGGAGTCACAATCTCGTCGATTTGCACGGCCAGATTTTTGCCGCGCAGCCCGGTCCGGCCTCGAAACTTGGTGCGGTTTCCCACCACCAGATCGACAGTGGCGATATGCCCCGGCCTTGGCGAGCCATCTTCGTTCGGCGGCATCTTCAAGGGGATGACCGCGCCGACTTTCAGATCGCTGAGCTGTCCCATGGTGAGCCTCGCCGTCCCCAGCCGCGCGATACACGGCACGCGCGTGCTGTTCAGGCGGTGCGCAAGCTGTGGCCCGAACATCGGCTCCTTCTTCTTATTCGTGCTGATAAACCAGCGCTGGGCGCTGAGCTTGCCAAGAATGGGCTTGATCAGCAGATAAGGGATACACAGGCTCATGGCGCCCTGGAAATCGCCCATGCGGATCTCCATCAGCACAAGCACGACGGTATCGTTGCCGGGAACGATCTGGACAAACTGCGAGCTGGCCTCCACGGAGGCGATGTCGAACATCAGCGGGTTAATCGGGTCCCAGGAGGTCTTGAGATCGCTGAGCGCGTAATGGACAATGTTCTCCGCCAGCATTTTCTCGATATCGGTGAGGTCGCGGACGATCTTGCCGGCGGCGCCGGTACCGCCGAGCAGCCGGTCGATCATTGAGAACAGGATGCCGTAATCCATCTCGAAGATGGCCTGCCCCGAGAGCGGCGAGACGTTCAAAATATAGAGCAGCGACGCCGAAATCGATCGCATATATTCGTCGTAGGGCACCTGCTCCACGGAAACGACTTCGATCTGCATCTGCGCTCTGAGATATGTGGCCAGAGACGAGGAAAAATAATTGGCGAACGATTCATGCAGCAGTTGTAAGCTGCGCAGATGCTCCTTGGAGAGTTTGTCGGGGCGCCGGAAATCGTAGGGCTCGTAAGAGAGCGGGCCAGGGCCGAAGCGCAGGTGAGAATCCTGCATCGACATCCCCGCCGCCGCCCGCCGCCGCTTGCGCAGCGGAAGCAGCACCTTGCCCTCCGTGGAGCGCGCCTGCGGAGCGCTCGGGGACGCGGCGCGGTTCATTCGCTCTTCAATTGCGGGATTGGGCTCTTCTTCCTCTTCCACGGTGGTCATGGCGGAGAGAAGGGCTTCGATTTCGTTTTGAGAGAGTACTTCTGCCAATGTCAGTTCCTTATGGCGTCCTGTAAAAACTACCGGGTTTTCCAGGCGCGATGATCGCGCGCCGCATCCATGATAGTTCGGTTCGAGGTTTTTATTCCATACTCAACCTCTAATCTTCAACAGGTTTTCCGAGACGCCAAATAGGAACGGCCTCCCTCGCGCTTTGCGAAGGAGGCCGTGGTTCGAAATCGGTTACTTTGTCTGCGATGGCTTACTGCGTCACGAAGTTGGTGAAGTACACTCCGCAAATGAGATCGTCGCCCAGTTCATCGTTGATGCGCTTCTTCATCTCGTCCTTCAGCTTGTCGCGTCCCTTCATCGTGGAGACGTCTTCCCGCGTTTGGGTGGACAGCGAAGTGACGATCGCGTCGCGAACCAGCGCCGTCTTTTCTTTCATGCCCTCTTCAGACACGCCCTTTTCCTTGTTGAGTTCGACGCCCACGGTCACTTTCAAAAAGTGGTCGCCCGAGCTATCGGCCAGATTGACCAGAAATTCGTCCAAAGTAATGACCGGGCCGTGCTCCACGTGCTTTTTCACTACCCCGGCCTTGCCCTTAGCCGCCACTTGCTTCGTCACGAGAAACGTTCCGATTATGGCCAGCAGGACGACGCCTATGACTGCGATCATCATGACCGGCTTCTTTTTTACGGCTTCCGCGCTTCCGTCCGCCGGCAGTTCTGCTTTTTTAGTCGACATCGAAATTGACCTTCCTGCGTGATGGCCGCTTGAGTGTGACCATGACAACACAATTATCGGCAAAGAACCTCCCGTTCTTTATGCCTGGTTTTGCCGCAGAAGGACAATTTCCACACGACGGTTTCGAGCGCGGCCATCTTCGCTGTCGTTAGAGACGATGGGCCGCTGGTCCGCGTAGCCGGCGGCCTCCATGCGCCGCGGGCTGACGTTATGCGCCTCGAAGTAGCGCAGAACCGTCGTCGCGCGAGTCACGGAAAGCTCCCAGTTGGAAGGGTATCGCATGGTGTGGATCGCCAGATTATCGGTATGGCCTTCCACGCTCACTTGATTGGGCACCGTGTTGACGACCTTGGCGATCTCATCCAGCAGCCCCATTTCATCCGGCTTCAGATCGGCCTCGCCTTTGGCGAAAAGCATCTTATCCGTCATGACGGTCACGACGACCCCGCGCGATGTCTGCACCACATTCATGACGCGGCTCAGCTTGTTCTTCTGGATATACGCCGACATGATCATATAGGCGCGATCCAGCTTCTTCTGATCCGCCAAATCGCCGGTGGGTTTCGCCAGCTTGGGGAACTCTTGCGGAGCGGGGGGCATCTGGGGAGTTCGGCTGTCGGTGACGATGGCGGGCGAGCCGCTTAAGCCGCCGCCATGAGTGATGTTCGGAGCGCCGTTCATCATGCTGCCGCCAAACCCGGATCGGACGGAAGTTGCGAGCTGCTCGAACTTCGTCATATTCATAATGGACATGGCGTACAGCATGATGAAAAACGCCACCAAGAGCGTAATCATGTCCGCGTATGTCAGCAGCCAGCGTTCGGCGTTTTCATGCTCGCCTTCGCCGCCGCCTCGTTTTTTTCTTCGGCCTGCCATGGCTCTCTATCTATCCTCCGTGATGGGTCGCTCGTTCGGCTTCCCTTCAGTCATCCTGAAGGGAAGCCGTGGAGCCTTAGGCCGCTTGCAGGGCCTCTTCGATCGCTTTGCGCTTCTTGGGCGAAAGGAACGCCTTCAGCTTTTCCTCGACGATGCGCGGGTTATCGCCCGCCTGGATCGAGAGAATGCCTTCGGTCATGATCTCCCGCACCAGGACTTCTTCCTGACTGGAGTGCTTGAGCTTGGCGCCAAGCGGCAGGAACATCAGGTTCGCGGTGCAAACGCCGTAGAGCGTTGCGATAAACGCGGCGGCGATACTCGGGCCCATCGAGCCGGGATCCGAGAGGTTCGCCAGCATATGGACGAGACCGGAAACCGTTCCGATAACTCCAAGCGTCGGAGCGAAGCCGCCGAGCGTGGTGAAGAAGTGCGCGCCTTCGGCATGCCGCTGCGCGAGGAACGCGACTTCCGTCTCCATGATCTCGCGCACCATCTCGGGATCGGTGCCGTCGATCGCCAGCTGAATTCCCTTCTTTAGGAACTCATCGTCGATCTCGCGAGCCTGCTCCTCCAGGGCCAGCAGACCTTCGCGCCGAGCTTTCTCGGCGAAACCGACCAGCGTCTGAATGACGTGCGCGGTGTCCATGTGCTTGCCGAAGAATGCGTGCTTGACGACATTCGGAATTCCAATCACCGTGGACAGCGGCACGGAGACCATGCTCGCCCCGATGGTGCCGCCAAAGACAAGAAGCATTGCGGAGGGATTGATCAGGGCGGCCAGGCTGCCGCCTTCCATCAAAATCGATCCAAAGAAGGATCCGAACGCGAGTACAAGACCGATAATTGTTGCTAAATCCATGCGTAATCTCCCAGTGCGGTGTTCTCGCTACTCCAGTGCTTCCTCGCGGCGCTCCGTATGACTGTTTGTCGGTCTCCACAGGAGCGGCCCTGCTTGCCGGCGGTACTCCATCACGCGCTCCACAACTTCCTGCGAAGTCTCGCGAACGAGCAGCTTCTTGCCGGTGACCAGTGTGATGTGCGTATCCGGAAGCGATTCAACAAATTCGATCAGATCGGCGTTCACGATGAACTCGGAGTGATCGAAACGTGTGACAGTGATCATGTTTACTCCATTTCCCCTCCCCCCGGCGCTAAGCGCGCCGGGGGTGAGAGCTCAGATCATTACCGCTTCATGCCGATCACATCGTTCAGCATGTCGTCGACCGTGGTGACGACCTTGGTGTTCGCCTGGAAGCCGCGCTGCGTCACGATCATGTTGGTGAACTCCGTGCTGAGGTCGACATTCGACTGCTCCAGGTAGCCGGTGCTGATCTTGCCCAGACCTTGCTGCGTCGCCGTGCCGACATGGGCGGAGCCGGAGTTGACCGATTCCTTGAAGGCGTTGCCGCCGGCGCGCTCCAGACCCTCAGGGTTGGAGAAGCCCGCCATCGCGATCTGTCCCAGCGGCCGGGTGAGACCGTTGCTAAAGATGCCGGCGATGGAGCCGGTCTGGTCGATGCTGAAGGACTGAAGGACGCCGGGAGCGAAACCGTCCTGGCTGTCGGGAATGACGCCGGAGCTGCCGGAGACCTGGGTGGCCTTTGAGAAATCGGGCGTGATCGTCTGCGGCGTCGAGGAGCCGTCCGTCGTCGCTAGCGAGATCGTTCCACCCGAGGACATCTCTTTGCCGCTGGCGTCGAAGAAGATCTGGCCGCCGCCGGAGGCTCCGGTTCCGGACGCAGCCCAGGTCCAGGAGCTGGTGGCGCCGACGGGAAGCGTGGCGGGCGGGGTCGGAGCGGCGTCACGGGTGAAGGAGACGGTGACGTTCTGCGCTTCGCCCAGGCTGTCGAAGACCTTGACGCTGCGGGTGTAGGCCGCATCGGTGGGCAGCGCTTCGGCGCTCAGGTTACCGGAGTAGACGACGTTCTTCGTCGGGCTCGTCGTGGTCAAGCCGCCGACCGGGATGCTGATCTTGGATCCGGCCGTCAGCTGCTGGGTCGTGTCGATAGCGCCGGTATTGTCGGCCTGCCATCCCAGGACATTCGCTCCCGTGGAAGCGTTGACCAGATTGCCGCTGTTGTCGACCGTGAAAGAGCCGTCACGAGTATAGGACACTCCCGCCGCATCGCCGAGCATAAAATATCCGTTGCCCTGAATGGCGAGGTCGGTCGGCTTCGAGGTGCTCTGAAGGCCGCCCTGGCTGGCGACGGTGTCGATCGAGGCGACCGCAACGCCGAGACCGATCTGCTGCGGGTTGGTGCCGCCGTTGCTTCCGCTGCTTGCCGACGCGCCCTGAATGGTCTGCGAAAGCTGATCCTTGAACGTGACGCGGCCCTCTTTGTAAGCCGTGGTGTTGACGTTGGCGATGTTGTTGCCGATGACGTCCATACGGGTCTGATGGGCCTGGATCGCGGAAACTCCGCTGTACATTGCTTGCAGCATTTTAAATAACTCTCCTAAGATTCAGTAATTGCCGGCGGTCAGTCATTCCCGCCTGCGGGTAATTACGGCGTCCTCAATCGGAGGTCCGGCCGTGTGGTTGTTGGTGGCGCTTCGCGCCGGTCGGGCCAGGATCTTAAATGATCATGGCGCTGTCGATGTTGGTAAAGATATTGTCTTTGAGCGCCGTTTTGTCCACGGCGGTGATTACCGTCCGGTTCGCCACGGAGACGACCAGCGCGGCTTTGTCGGTCAGGAACAGCGATTCTTTGGCGCCCTTCGCGGCGGCTTTTGTGATGCCGTCGCCGATTTTCGCAATGTCTTCGCTGGTCAAGTGGATATTGCGAGAAGCCAGCCGGCTCTGCGCATGCCCGGAGAACTTGACGTTCGCCTTGGCTCCGCTGTCGGCGAGCTGATCGCTGAGGATCTTGCTGAAGCTCGGGCCGGAAGCGGCGGTGTTTGCGGATGGGACCGAAGCGGGCTTGGGAGCGCCGATCCGGGGACTCGCGCCGATTATTCTGTTTTCGATATCAACGCTATTCATTTGAAACGCTACTTCACGGTGCTGACCGTGGACATTTCCACGTCGTCACTGCCGATGTGCAGGTAGGCGACGCCGCTCTTCATCAGAACGGAGCTGACCACTCCTGAAGGACCGGCGGCGCCATCGCTCGTGACGGTGGTGACCGTCTTGCCGATGAGCGCCGAGCCCTGGCCGAGCTGCTGGATCGAGGTGGAGCTCGACATCGTCGTATTGAGGTTCTGCATCTGCTCCAGCGAGGAGAACTGCGCCAGCTGAGCGAGCATGTCTTTCTGGTCGGTCGGGTTGAGCGGGTCCTGGTTTTGCAGCTGCGTGACGAGAAGCTGCAAGAACTGGGTCTTGGGATCCTCGGTGTTCTGCTTTGCGGTTCCACTGGCGTTTGTCGGCGCCAGAGATGTATCGGAAGTAATTGAGTTGAGAGTTGCGACGGACATAAGTGTTCTCCTTTAAGCTCGGACGTCAACGCGTCCTGAGGCGTTTGACCGAATGGCTGCGACTGTCGGAACCGTGTCCAGATCCGCATCGTGCGCCGTCCAGGACGGCTGCTGGCTTTGCTGGCCGCGCTGACCGCCGCCGAATTGTCCGGCGCCGAAGTCGGCGAAGGCTCGCTGGCCTTGATTGGATCCGTCGAAGCCGCCGGACTGCGCTTGAGATTGGCTGGTCTGCGTCTGAGAACCATCGTTTGATGGATGATGCCCGGACATCAAACCGCTTCCGCCCGATTGCGCCGAAGCGGACGCGGCGCTTACCGTGTCCACGGTTACGGTCAGCGTATCCAGTTTCAGTCCCTGCTCGTTCAAACTGCGGCGAAGATCGTTCAAGTGGCTTTCCAGAGCTTGCTTCACCACGGGGTTCTCCGCCGCGACATGCGCGGTGACCATGGTGGTCGTCTGGCCGCTGGCGTCCACTTTGGGCGTCATCGTCACCGTCAGATTCAGCTGGCCCCAATCCTGAGGATGCAGCTGCAGCGTCACTTTGTCGCCGCCTTTCCCCTGAGCGTCCAGCTTCATCTCGCCGATCTTGTCGACGACTTTCGTGATCATCGCGGCGCGGTCCTGAGCGGGCATTGGAACGCTGATGTGTTGATCCTGGATCGTCAGCGTCGTATTCCCGGTTTCCGAACTTGTCTGCATCGCTTGAGATGTCACGTCGCTTCCGTTCTTCTTGCCGTCCGTCGTAATCTCTGCTTTGACGAGCGCTTCGGAAAGTGGGGAAAGAGCGCTGGATTTCGAGCTGATGGAGGCTTTACCATTCAGCGATTGCAGCAAACTCGTCGTGTCCACTTTCGCGGCGCCTTTCGTCAGCGCCTTAGCGTCGTTCACAGTTTTATTATCGGCGAGACCCGGTATTTTTCTCAGGGGTAATTTCGAGGAAATATCGAGCGAGTTTGCAGCCGCCGGAACAATGGCCGCCGCCGCAATCGTCTGGACCGAAACCGTGGCGGACGCCGGTTGGGAATTGGCCGCCGAGGCGATCGGCGATGTGCTGGCCGCCGCTTGAGCCAGCGGCGCGCTGTCCGTGGCTGGAAGTGAGGCTGGCGTCGGCGCAAGGAGTTTTTCCGCCGTCGCCGGCGCAGCTGAGCCAACGGGGAGCGTCAAATTCGCCGACTTGTCGGCCGTGAGCGGCGCCGTCAGCGCCTGGGCCGTATCTGGGGCCGGCTGCGCCGATTTTAACAGAGACGCCTCCAGGGGAGTCGATTTCAACGGCTCCAGCGTGGCGATCGTCGGGATAGCCACGTTGGTCGCCGCCTTCACTCCCGTTGTGACTGGAGAAACCGGCGAAGAGACGCTGGGCGCCGGTTTCTCCGTCAGCAGCGAAGTCTCGCGCTTCTGAAGATGGGCGTTGGACACGCCGGCAAACCCCGCCGAAATTTCCGCCGCCGCGGCGATGTCACTGGGCGTCCCAAACTTCGTGGAAGCTTGGGGGACCGCCGCGCCTTTCGCGGTATCCGTATCATCGGTCTTGGCCGTCGCCTGTTTTGGCAAGGCGACGCCAGTCAGCGCTTCCGAGGCAATGACCGGCGCGGCGGCCTGGCCGGCCGCGATGGCCGAAGCAGGATCTTGCGCGGTCGTTTTCAGGGCGGACGCCGGCGCGACGGCGCCTGCGGACGCAGCGCTGTCAAGTGTTTGTTTGAGAGTGGAAAGCAATTCACCGCCGGTGGCGCTTTTGACCGCCGTGGGGCGGGAAAGCATCGAGCTGGTGTCCATTGCGACACTTTTTCCGGCCAAAGGCTCCGTAGTCGACGGAACGTTCGGCTCTGATTTTTTTGGCGTCGGCGGCGTCATGATCGGCGCCGTCACGGTCGGCAGAACGAGGTTCTGCGCGGCAAGAGATGGGTCCAGTGTGGGCGTAGCGTCCCCCGTCGTATCGGATTTCGAATCGTCGTCCTTCTTGGCGCTTGGGCCCTCGCCGGATTTTGCAACGGCGCCCTGCGGGCTGTCCGTCGCTTTGCCGGTGAGCAGAGAAGCGAAGGTAACGGTCGGTTCCGAACCGCTGACGGGAGGTGCGCCGGTCTGCGCGGCGCCTGTGGACGCTGCGCCGCCGCTGAAGCCAGACATAATGTCTAAGGGCATCGGGGCCTCCTGTGGTAAGTTGTCATCATCTATATCGGCAGAAATACGGGATTACTGGAGAGCGGAGGGAAAATAAAAATCTTGACTCAAATCCGTCTGATTGATACAATGCAGTGAAGCCGGATGCATGGATAATGTATCCCGACAGACATAGCGACGTCCTGTAACAGTACGCCAACCTGTGATTTAACGCGATGATTGCTATTCTGTGACGGCAACCCATTTGGACGCACGCCCACAAGATCGCGAGCACTCTCTGCGCGACATCATGAAAGTGATTCGAGAACAGGAGATCTTAATGTCCGAAACAACCCTCACATCCCAAGCGGCCGATCTGGAGAACAGTGTCGATCCCGATCCTCGCCTGTCGGCCCCGATCGCCCTGCAGCCCGGGGCGCCCGGATCGGGGGCGCTTCCGCCGAGCCCCTGGAAGGGAACCCGGCTTGTCGCCTCCCCCGCCGCCCTCAAGGCGCCGGCGGCCACGGACTACAGTTTCATGATCACCAATCGCTATAACATTAACAACGACAATACGCCCTACAACCCATTTCAGCCCGCGACATCTCCCGTAAACCAGGTCTATCCCCTGGCGAATGGGAACCTCTGGTGGGCGCTTTCGCAGGACCAGGCAAACGATCCCAATGCTTCGGACTTTCAAATGCAGTCGCCGACGCCGTCCACCACCCCTCCGAACTCCTTCCAGCAGGCGATCGTCACGAACCTCCAGGCTCAGAGTCAGCAGTATGGATCATCGCAGCTCACGCTCTTTATTCACGGCCTCGGAAATCTGTGGGTGGACGCCGTCGCGGGAACCTCCGCGCTGGGAGCCAATCTTGCAAACTCCAGTTACACCGGGCTAGTCGTCGGATTTGACTGGCCCAGTTACGACGAATATTGGAGCGGACTGTATTACTCCTCGGACAGCTACGCATTCCCGCCGGCGGGGACGCAGGGAACGATCCGCGACAACATCAACGGCAGCAGCCAGGCGTTCGGCAACGTGCTGTCGTTCATGCAAGGCTTGCGCTCCACGAACGGCATATCGAACCTGACTCTCAATATCGTGTGCCATTCCGAAGGCAACTATATGGATATGGTGGGGATGCTCAGCGTCTCCGGCGTTCAGATCGACCATGTGCTGATGCTGGCGGCGGATATCAACAACGGCGCGTTCCAGATCCCCGCCACGGGCCTGGTCGGTCAGGGATCGCAGATTTCCCAGACCGATCCGAGCGCCGTCGTCACGGTGTACTTCTCCAATAATGACGACGTCCTCGCGTCCTCGCAAGCCGCCTATCAGGGAAATAACCCGATCTATGATGACAAGAATGTCCACAACCCGGCCTATGGAGGACGGATGGGGCAGACGGGTCCGGCGTATAACATCGGACAGCAGCAGCCCAATGTCTATTCACTCGACTGCTCGGGAGTGCTGACGCCGCAATATATCGCGCAGCTTGAAGCGAACGGCGTGATTCCGAACGGCGCGACCCTGCATTCGTCCTATCTCTACGTTCCGCAATTGGGCGCCGATATCGCTCAGGCGCTGGACGGCGTGGCCCC from Capsulimonas corticalis harbors:
- a CDS encoding flagellar motor protein MotB: MAGRRKKRGGGEGEHENAERWLLTYADMITLLVAFFIMLYAMSIMNMTKFEQLATSVRSGFGGSMMNGAPNITHGGGLSGSPAIVTDSRTPQMPPAPQEFPKLAKPTGDLADQKKLDRAYMIMSAYIQKNKLSRVMNVVQTSRGVVVTVMTDKMLFAKGEADLKPDEMGLLDEIAKVVNTVPNQVSVEGHTDNLAIHTMRYPSNWELSVTRATTVLRYFEAHNVSPRRMEAAGYADQRPIVSNDSEDGRARNRRVEIVLLRQNQA
- a CDS encoding flagellar motor protein, producing MDLATIIGLVLAFGSFFGSILMEGGSLAALINPSAMLLVFGGTIGASMVSVPLSTVIGIPNVVKHAFFGKHMDTAHVIQTLVGFAEKARREGLLALEEQAREIDDEFLKKGIQLAIDGTDPEMVREIMETEVAFLAQRHAEGAHFFTTLGGFAPTLGVIGTVSGLVHMLANLSDPGSMGPSIAAAFIATLYGVCTANLMFLPLGAKLKHSSQEEVLVREIMTEGILSIQAGDNPRIVEEKLKAFLSPKKRKAIEEALQAA
- a CDS encoding flagellar FlbD family protein gives rise to the protein MITVTRFDHSEFIVNADLIEFVESLPDTHITLVTGKKLLVRETSQEVVERVMEYRRQAGPLLWRPTNSHTERREEALE
- a CDS encoding flagellar hook protein FlgE, with protein sequence MLQAMYSGVSAIQAHQTRMDVIGNNIANVNTTAYKEGRVTFKDQLSQTIQGASASSGSNGGTNPQQIGLGVAVASIDTVASQGGLQSTSKPTDLAIQGNGYFMLGDAAGVSYTRDGSFTVDNSGNLVNASTGANVLGWQADNTGAIDTTQQLTAGSKISIPVGGLTTTSPTKNVVYSGNLSAEALPTDAAYTRSVKVFDSLGEAQNVTVSFTRDAAPTPPATLPVGATSSWTWAASGTGASGGGQIFFDASGKEMSSGGTISLATTDGSSTPQTITPDFSKATQVSGSSGVIPDSQDGFAPGVLQSFSIDQTGSIAGIFSNGLTRPLGQIAMAGFSNPEGLERAGGNAFKESVNSGSAHVGTATQQGLGKISTGYLEQSNVDLSTEFTNMIVTQRGFQANTKVVTTVDDMLNDVIGMKR
- a CDS encoding TIGR02530 family flagellar biosynthesis protein, with the translated sequence MNSVDIENRIIGASPRIGAPKPASVPSANTAASGPSFSKILSDQLADSGAKANVKFSGHAQSRLASRNIHLTSEDIAKIGDGITKAAAKGAKESLFLTDKAALVVSVANRTVITAVDKTALKDNIFTNIDSAMII
- a CDS encoding flagellar hook capping FlgD N-terminal domain-containing protein, whose translation is MSVATLNSITSDTSLAPTNASGTAKQNTEDPKTQFLQLLVTQLQNQDPLNPTDQKDMLAQLAQFSSLEQMQNLNTTMSSSTSIQQLGQGSALIGKTVTTVTSDGAAGPSGVVSSVLMKSGVAYLHIGSDDVEMSTVSTVK